Proteins encoded together in one Astatotilapia calliptera chromosome 7, fAstCal1.2, whole genome shotgun sequence window:
- the anln2 gene encoding anillin, actin binding protein 2 isoform X6, with amino-acid sequence MEAGEENGNNMGLKRQRAPLSDSEDNNCSAPETNDSQKRRRLEAAGQENHCPEASSSGRRAELETKPDTPIVPSVRSRVQQLTQRRDGGAPPAQRCLSDPGGDSKGHKEPLLGEAEFNQRMERFKMASFQSSPTNTPSPANQYPRTRSSFVSVIQQKLQGSTTPSSKQVSRIRQEREHELSQVPFQPIAENAWLKRSSSDSALAEERTPCGPSGPSSSVPRSKRRVQWPPTCLWDDQGVADVKDGSFTEPPTTNADSASLNMTDTEVSFREETNTGEIIDQMFEEVLEYAERMEGPEDHDSGIGACSVENDKMETEKEKSEEEGEAKEEKSDESDKVDGIRDELLNFPPTGILSPLSKSVEAVVTPLRLAASQEPIPPLLLTPEETSAHPAESAPLYSIDAYRTQRQSKLPIVQSVTPGVQRRAEETPKPQPPVNIKEKITALNEEAGKLQTVINQTLQALNCCTDEEHGRGSLEEAEAEKLLLVSCEKRSALLAEVARLKEERSSESGEAAVEDSESISQQPCRGTVSITNIQLPLKVEYVCSSHNRAGRPSHYFFVLIRYGPCNIVATPLATAADAQNGDTISFPTSVTMKDIRSSFEIDVEVYSLSQTSASNCTMERASTKPRVTPRKLLNTLTQRSSVSSTSAAPPLITRRSSNFCLVGSHKITLASLGHSKFPLDKMKLDGKVRRLLGDEFQEKVPFLSPLEGNIYLQLESKSHSDVQHQGFLTMFELISGYGVWHRCFFVLEECNLYYWNYPNDRETKEAEGSISLSSSQSQCVRPVKRELCARPFTFELVSSVSQQEQDLSQDAAAKCWFSADTKQERLDWMEKLNQALLDFHTWNRTQTESQQANTSSSGNLRESIL; translated from the exons ATGGAAGCAGGTGAGGAAAATGGCAACAATATGGGCTTGAAGAGACAGAGAGCACCGCTGTCGGATTCAGAGGACAATAACTGCTCAGCACCAG AGACCAATGACAGTCAGAAGAGGCGCCGTCTGGAAGCGGCCGGTCAGGAGAACCACTGCCCTGAAGCATCTTCCTCTGGACGCCGAGCAGAGCTTGAAACCAAACCCGACACACCAATAGTTCCCTCAGTCCGGTCACGAGTTCAACAGCTCACCCAGAGAAGAGATG GAGGAGCTCCTCCTGCACAGCGGTGCCTCTCGGATCCAGGCGGGGACAGCAAGGGCCACAAAGAGCCTCTCCTTG GTGAGGCAGAGTTCAATCAGCGGATGGAGCGATTCAAAATGGCCTCTTTCCAGAGTAGCCCCACCAACACCCCAAGCCCCGCCAACCAATACCCCCGGACACGCTCCAGCTTTGTATCAGTCATCCAACAAAAACTCCAGGGCTCAACTACACCCAGCTCAAAGCAGGTTTCTCGCATCCGCCAG GAGCGGGAGCATGAACTGAGTCAGGTGCCGTTTCAGCCCATCGCTGAGAACGCCTGGCTGAAACGGAGCAGCTCAGATTCCGCTTTAGCAGAG GAGAGGACTCCTTGTGGCCCTTCAGGTCCCTCCTCCAGTGTTCCTAGATCAAAAAGGAGAGTGCAGTGGCCTCCCACATGCCTCTGGGAT GATCAAGGTGTCGCTGATGTGAAAGACGGTAGTTTCACTGAACCTCCGACGACAAATGCAGACAGCGCATCTCTTAATATGACAG ATACTGAAGTGAGCTTTCGTGAGGAgaccaacactggtgaaatTATCGATCAGATGTTCGAGGAGGTGCTCGAATATGCTGAAAGGATGGAAGGCCCTGAGGATCACGACAGTGGTATTGGGGCTTGCTCCGTCGAAAACGATAAGATGGAGACGGAGAAGGAAAAAAGTGAAGAAGAGGGAGAGGCCAAAGAGGAGAAGAGTGATGAGAGTGATAAGGTTGATGGCATCAGGGATGAGCTGCTCAACTTTCCTCCCACTGGCATCCTCTCTCCTCTCAGCAAGTCTGTAGAGGCTGTGGTCACCCCACTG CGACTGGCCGCAAGCCAGGAGCCCATCCCTCCTTTGCTCCTGACACCAGAGGAAACTAGCGCCCATCCTGCTGAATCTGCTCCCCTGTACAG CATCGATGCCTACCGCACACAAAGGCAGAGTAAGCTTCCCATCGTTCAGAGCGTCACTCCGGGGGTTCAGAGACGGGCTGAAGAGACGCCCAAGCCTCAACCGCCTGTCAACATCAAGGAGAAAATAACG GCTCTTAATGAAGAAGCTGGGAAACTGCAGACTGTGATTAACCAGACGCTGCAGGCCCTGAACTGCTGTACGGATGAGGAGCACGGGCGAGGCTCACTGGAGGAGGCCGAAGCCGAGAAACTGCTGCTGGTCTCGT gtgAGAAGCGCTCTGCCCTGCTGGCTGAGGTGGCCAGactgaaggaggagaggagctcAGAATCTGGAGAGGCAGCAGTGGAGGACAGTGAATCTATTTCCCAGCAGCCCTGCAGAGGCACTGTCAGCATCACAAACATCCAGCTGCCGCTCAAGGTGGAATATGTCTGCTCCTCACACAACCGTGCAG GTCGACCAAGTCACTACTTTTTTGTTCTTATCCGCTACGGACCCTGCAACATCGTCGCCACCCCTCTGGCCACAGCTGCAGATGCTCAGAACGGAGACACCATCTCCTTCCCCACATCTGTCACTAT GAAGGATATTCGCTCATCCTTTGAAATTGATGTGGAAGTCTACAGCCTG TCCCAAACCTCAGCCAGTAACTGCACCATGGAGCGGGCCTCCACCAAGCCACGG GTCACTCCAAGAAAGCTTCTGAACACTCTCACG CAGAGATCCAGCGTCAGTTCAACAT ctgctgctcctcctctcaTCACCCGTCGCTCCAGTAACTTTTGTCTGGTCGGCTCTCATAAGATCACGTTGGCCTCACTGGGACACAGCAAATTCCCCCTGGATAAG ATGAAACTGGATGGCAAAGTCAGGAGGCTGCTGGGAGATGAATTTCAGGAAAAG GTGCCCTTTCTTTCCCCTCTAGAGGGCAACATCTACCTGCAGCTGGAGAGCAAGAGCCACTCTGACGTCCAGCACCAAGGCTTCCTG ACGATGTTCGAGTTGATCAGTGGGTATGGGGTCTGGCATCGCTGCTTTTTTGTCCTGGAGGAATGCAACCTGTACTACTGGAACTATCCAAATGACAGAGAAACAAAG GAGGCAGAAGGCAGCATCTCTCTCTCCAGCTCACAGAGTCAGTGCGTCAGGCCTGTCAAGAGGGAGTTGTGTGCTCGACCTTTCACCTTTGAGCTGGTAAGCAGCGTATCGCAGCAGGAGCAAGACCTCAGCCAGGATGCCGCAGCCAA GTGTTGGTTTTCGGCAGACACCAAGCAGGAGAGGTTGGACTGGATGGAGAAGCTCAACCAGGCTCTTTTGGACTTTCACACGTGGAATCGAACCCAAACAGAGAGTCAGCAGGCAAACACGTCCAGCAGTGGGAACCTGAGGGAGAGTATACTGTAA
- the anln2 gene encoding anillin, actin binding protein 2 isoform X2 has protein sequence MEAGEENGNNMGLKRQRAPLSDSEDNNCSAPETNDSQKRRRLEAAGQENHCPEASSSGRRAELETKPDTPIVPSVRSRVQQLTQRRDGGAPPAQRCLSDPGGDSKGHKEPLLGEAEFNQRMERFKMASFQSSPTNTPSPANQYPRTRSSFVSVIQQKLQGSTTPSSKQVSRIRQEREHELSQVPFQPIAENAWLKRSSSDSALAEERTPCGPSGPSSSVPRSKRRVQWPPTCLWDDQGVADVKDGSFTEPPTTNADSASLNMTGEMTSGHSEAPAAYSETGMQKRCVLSEEPRQTQEALSANEEEQPGPQQPEGQTVLKLSFSEDHSFFKAPSGEDQNMSDLTASNEQSFSELTLPHESNVKETSQESTVSEEGSSDMLAFEDDEKMDSSCCSDGEIEPSTDEELRMWRYPQSTVCMEEESAIDEVHEACVKDVQGESSQMNKEKTDENEPTDIQDDGPRSVSTKTAGCSEIQKDDKSKPESCLENSMRGKCTLDRDKESMESCKEGSQGLLTADSDVLTIKQEQKEMELCSQYDDAAEQSKETQTVCIKEESDSTCSDGGKRALPTSFENEQNEHAGLEGNLEDEAQPVVKPKGALTEADGAQTSAEIQPSDHLEVGQESVDERVNLDVSLTEDTHKRGESSKKVSFILEPEFINSSGVSDNNTSTETALSDTEVSFREETNTGEIIDQMFEEVLEYAERMEGPEDHDSGIGACSVENDKMETEKEKSEEEGEAKEEKSDESDKVDGIRDELLNFPPTGILSPLSKSVEAVVTPLRLAASQEPIPPLLLTPEETSAHPAESAPLYSIDAYRTQRQSKLPIVQSVTPGVQRRAEETPKPQPPVNIKEKITALNEEAGKLQTVINQTLQALNCCTDEEHGRGSLEEAEAEKLLLVSCEKRSALLAEVARLKEERSSESGEAAVEDSESISQQPCRGTVSITNIQLPLKVEYVCSSHNRAGRPSHYFFVLIRYGPCNIVATPLATAADAQNGDTISFPTSVTMKDIRSSFEIDVEVYSLSQTSASNCTMERASTKPRVTPRKLLNTLTRSSVSSTSAAPPLITRRSSNFCLVGSHKITLASLGHSKFPLDKMKLDGKVRRLLGDEFQEKVPFLSPLEGNIYLQLESKSHSDVQHQGFLTMFELISGYGVWHRCFFVLEECNLYYWNYPNDRETKEAEGSISLSSSQSQCVRPVKRELCARPFTFELVSSVSQQEQDLSQDAAAKCWFSADTKQERLDWMEKLNQALLDFHTWNRTQTESQQANTSSSGNLRESIL, from the exons ATGGAAGCAGGTGAGGAAAATGGCAACAATATGGGCTTGAAGAGACAGAGAGCACCGCTGTCGGATTCAGAGGACAATAACTGCTCAGCACCAG AGACCAATGACAGTCAGAAGAGGCGCCGTCTGGAAGCGGCCGGTCAGGAGAACCACTGCCCTGAAGCATCTTCCTCTGGACGCCGAGCAGAGCTTGAAACCAAACCCGACACACCAATAGTTCCCTCAGTCCGGTCACGAGTTCAACAGCTCACCCAGAGAAGAGATG GAGGAGCTCCTCCTGCACAGCGGTGCCTCTCGGATCCAGGCGGGGACAGCAAGGGCCACAAAGAGCCTCTCCTTG GTGAGGCAGAGTTCAATCAGCGGATGGAGCGATTCAAAATGGCCTCTTTCCAGAGTAGCCCCACCAACACCCCAAGCCCCGCCAACCAATACCCCCGGACACGCTCCAGCTTTGTATCAGTCATCCAACAAAAACTCCAGGGCTCAACTACACCCAGCTCAAAGCAGGTTTCTCGCATCCGCCAG GAGCGGGAGCATGAACTGAGTCAGGTGCCGTTTCAGCCCATCGCTGAGAACGCCTGGCTGAAACGGAGCAGCTCAGATTCCGCTTTAGCAGAG GAGAGGACTCCTTGTGGCCCTTCAGGTCCCTCCTCCAGTGTTCCTAGATCAAAAAGGAGAGTGCAGTGGCCTCCCACATGCCTCTGGGAT GATCAAGGTGTCGCTGATGTGAAAGACGGTAGTTTCACTGAACCTCCGACGACAAATGCAGACAGCGCATCTCTTAATATGACAG GTGAGATGACATCCGGTCACTCTGAAGCTCCTGCAGCTTATTCAGAGACTGGAATGCAGAAACGGTGTGTTCTCAGTGAAGAACCCAGACAGACGCAAGAGGCTCTGTCTGCTAATGAAGAAGAGCAGCCAGGTCCCCAACAACCAGAGGGCCAAACTGTGTTAAAGCTTTCTTTTAGCGAGGATCACAGTTTCTTCAAAGCCCCCTCTGGTGAGGATCAGAACATGTCTGACTTAACTGCATCTAATGAGCAAAGTTTCTCAGAATTAACTCTTCCACATGAGTCAAACGTTAAGGAAACATCACAGGAGTCCACAGTAAGTGAAGAGGGTAGCTCTGACATGCTGGCCTTTGAAGACGATGAAAAGATGGATAGTTCGTGCTGTAGTGACGGGGAGATTGAACCATCGACAGATGAGGAGTTAAGGATGTGGCGATATCCTCAAAGCACAGTGTGTATGGAGGAAGAATCCGCCATAGATGAAGTACACGAAGCATGTGTGAAGGACGTGCAAGGGGAATCATCCCAAatgaacaaagagaaaacagatgaaaatgaaCCCACTGACATCCAGGATGATGGTCCACGTTCTGTCTCTACTAAGACCGCTGGCTGTTCTGAAATACAAAAAGATGACAAATCCAAACCAGAAAGCTGTTTAGAAAACTCAATGAGAGGGAAGTGTACTTTAGACCGAGACAAAGAGAGCATGGAGTCATGTAAAGAAGGTAGTCAGGGTCTACTTACAGCAGATAGTGATGTTCTTACAATAAAACAAGAGCAGAAAGAAATGGAACTATGCAGTCAATATGATGATGCAGCTGAACAGTCAAAGGAAACCCAGACAGTCTGTATAAAAGAAGAGTCAGACAGCACATGCTCAGATGGAGGCAAACGAGCATTGCCTACTTCttttgaaaatgaacaaaatgagcATGCGGGACTAGAGGGAAATCTAGAAGATGAGGCACAACCTGTGGTAAAGCCCAAGGGCGCATTAACAGAGGCTGATGGAGCTCAGACCTCAGCAGAGATCCAGCCATCTGATCACCTGGAGGTGGGGCAGGAATCTGTCGATGAAAGGGTGAATCTTGACGTTAGTCTGACAGAAGACACTCACAAGCGAGGAGAGAGCTCAAAGAAGGTTTCCTTTATTCTGGAGCCCGAGTTCATCAACAGCTCAGGGGTGTCTGACAACAATACCTCTACAGAAACCGCCCTGTCAG ATACTGAAGTGAGCTTTCGTGAGGAgaccaacactggtgaaatTATCGATCAGATGTTCGAGGAGGTGCTCGAATATGCTGAAAGGATGGAAGGCCCTGAGGATCACGACAGTGGTATTGGGGCTTGCTCCGTCGAAAACGATAAGATGGAGACGGAGAAGGAAAAAAGTGAAGAAGAGGGAGAGGCCAAAGAGGAGAAGAGTGATGAGAGTGATAAGGTTGATGGCATCAGGGATGAGCTGCTCAACTTTCCTCCCACTGGCATCCTCTCTCCTCTCAGCAAGTCTGTAGAGGCTGTGGTCACCCCACTG CGACTGGCCGCAAGCCAGGAGCCCATCCCTCCTTTGCTCCTGACACCAGAGGAAACTAGCGCCCATCCTGCTGAATCTGCTCCCCTGTACAG CATCGATGCCTACCGCACACAAAGGCAGAGTAAGCTTCCCATCGTTCAGAGCGTCACTCCGGGGGTTCAGAGACGGGCTGAAGAGACGCCCAAGCCTCAACCGCCTGTCAACATCAAGGAGAAAATAACG GCTCTTAATGAAGAAGCTGGGAAACTGCAGACTGTGATTAACCAGACGCTGCAGGCCCTGAACTGCTGTACGGATGAGGAGCACGGGCGAGGCTCACTGGAGGAGGCCGAAGCCGAGAAACTGCTGCTGGTCTCGT gtgAGAAGCGCTCTGCCCTGCTGGCTGAGGTGGCCAGactgaaggaggagaggagctcAGAATCTGGAGAGGCAGCAGTGGAGGACAGTGAATCTATTTCCCAGCAGCCCTGCAGAGGCACTGTCAGCATCACAAACATCCAGCTGCCGCTCAAGGTGGAATATGTCTGCTCCTCACACAACCGTGCAG GTCGACCAAGTCACTACTTTTTTGTTCTTATCCGCTACGGACCCTGCAACATCGTCGCCACCCCTCTGGCCACAGCTGCAGATGCTCAGAACGGAGACACCATCTCCTTCCCCACATCTGTCACTAT GAAGGATATTCGCTCATCCTTTGAAATTGATGTGGAAGTCTACAGCCTG TCCCAAACCTCAGCCAGTAACTGCACCATGGAGCGGGCCTCCACCAAGCCACGG GTCACTCCAAGAAAGCTTCTGAACACTCTCACG AGATCCAGCGTCAGTTCAACAT ctgctgctcctcctctcaTCACCCGTCGCTCCAGTAACTTTTGTCTGGTCGGCTCTCATAAGATCACGTTGGCCTCACTGGGACACAGCAAATTCCCCCTGGATAAG ATGAAACTGGATGGCAAAGTCAGGAGGCTGCTGGGAGATGAATTTCAGGAAAAG GTGCCCTTTCTTTCCCCTCTAGAGGGCAACATCTACCTGCAGCTGGAGAGCAAGAGCCACTCTGACGTCCAGCACCAAGGCTTCCTG ACGATGTTCGAGTTGATCAGTGGGTATGGGGTCTGGCATCGCTGCTTTTTTGTCCTGGAGGAATGCAACCTGTACTACTGGAACTATCCAAATGACAGAGAAACAAAG GAGGCAGAAGGCAGCATCTCTCTCTCCAGCTCACAGAGTCAGTGCGTCAGGCCTGTCAAGAGGGAGTTGTGTGCTCGACCTTTCACCTTTGAGCTGGTAAGCAGCGTATCGCAGCAGGAGCAAGACCTCAGCCAGGATGCCGCAGCCAA GTGTTGGTTTTCGGCAGACACCAAGCAGGAGAGGTTGGACTGGATGGAGAAGCTCAACCAGGCTCTTTTGGACTTTCACACGTGGAATCGAACCCAAACAGAGAGTCAGCAGGCAAACACGTCCAGCAGTGGGAACCTGAGGGAGAGTATACTGTAA
- the anln2 gene encoding anillin, actin binding protein 2 isoform X4, whose product MEAGEENGNNMGLKRQRAPLSDSEDNNCSAPETNDSQKRRRLEAAGQENHCPEASSSGRRAELETKPDTPIVPSVRSRVQQLTQRRDGGAPPAQRCLSDPGGDSKGHKEPLLGEAEFNQRMERFKMASFQSSPTNTPSPANQYPRTRSSFVSVIQQKLQGSTTPSSKQVSRIRQEREHELSQVPFQPIAENAWLKRSSSDSALAEDQGVADVKDGSFTEPPTTNADSASLNMTGEMTSGHSEAPAAYSETGMQKRCVLSEEPRQTQEALSANEEEQPGPQQPEGQTVLKLSFSEDHSFFKAPSGEDQNMSDLTASNEQSFSELTLPHESNVKETSQESTVSEEGSSDMLAFEDDEKMDSSCCSDGEIEPSTDEELRMWRYPQSTVCMEEESAIDEVHEACVKDVQGESSQMNKEKTDENEPTDIQDDGPRSVSTKTAGCSEIQKDDKSKPESCLENSMRGKCTLDRDKESMESCKEGSQGLLTADSDVLTIKQEQKEMELCSQYDDAAEQSKETQTVCIKEESDSTCSDGGKRALPTSFENEQNEHAGLEGNLEDEAQPVVKPKGALTEADGAQTSAEIQPSDHLEVGQESVDERVNLDVSLTEDTHKRGESSKKVSFILEPEFINSSGVSDNNTSTETALSDTEVSFREETNTGEIIDQMFEEVLEYAERMEGPEDHDSGIGACSVENDKMETEKEKSEEEGEAKEEKSDESDKVDGIRDELLNFPPTGILSPLSKSVEAVVTPLRLAASQEPIPPLLLTPEETSAHPAESAPLYSIDAYRTQRQSKLPIVQSVTPGVQRRAEETPKPQPPVNIKEKITALNEEAGKLQTVINQTLQALNCCTDEEHGRGSLEEAEAEKLLLVSCEKRSALLAEVARLKEERSSESGEAAVEDSESISQQPCRGTVSITNIQLPLKVEYVCSSHNRAGRPSHYFFVLIRYGPCNIVATPLATAADAQNGDTISFPTSVTMKDIRSSFEIDVEVYSLSQTSASNCTMERASTKPRVTPRKLLNTLTQRSSVSSTSAAPPLITRRSSNFCLVGSHKITLASLGHSKFPLDKMKLDGKVRRLLGDEFQEKVPFLSPLEGNIYLQLESKSHSDVQHQGFLTMFELISGYGVWHRCFFVLEECNLYYWNYPNDRETKEAEGSISLSSSQSQCVRPVKRELCARPFTFELVSSVSQQEQDLSQDAAAKCWFSADTKQERLDWMEKLNQALLDFHTWNRTQTESQQANTSSSGNLRESIL is encoded by the exons ATGGAAGCAGGTGAGGAAAATGGCAACAATATGGGCTTGAAGAGACAGAGAGCACCGCTGTCGGATTCAGAGGACAATAACTGCTCAGCACCAG AGACCAATGACAGTCAGAAGAGGCGCCGTCTGGAAGCGGCCGGTCAGGAGAACCACTGCCCTGAAGCATCTTCCTCTGGACGCCGAGCAGAGCTTGAAACCAAACCCGACACACCAATAGTTCCCTCAGTCCGGTCACGAGTTCAACAGCTCACCCAGAGAAGAGATG GAGGAGCTCCTCCTGCACAGCGGTGCCTCTCGGATCCAGGCGGGGACAGCAAGGGCCACAAAGAGCCTCTCCTTG GTGAGGCAGAGTTCAATCAGCGGATGGAGCGATTCAAAATGGCCTCTTTCCAGAGTAGCCCCACCAACACCCCAAGCCCCGCCAACCAATACCCCCGGACACGCTCCAGCTTTGTATCAGTCATCCAACAAAAACTCCAGGGCTCAACTACACCCAGCTCAAAGCAGGTTTCTCGCATCCGCCAG GAGCGGGAGCATGAACTGAGTCAGGTGCCGTTTCAGCCCATCGCTGAGAACGCCTGGCTGAAACGGAGCAGCTCAGATTCCGCTTTAGCAGAG GATCAAGGTGTCGCTGATGTGAAAGACGGTAGTTTCACTGAACCTCCGACGACAAATGCAGACAGCGCATCTCTTAATATGACAG GTGAGATGACATCCGGTCACTCTGAAGCTCCTGCAGCTTATTCAGAGACTGGAATGCAGAAACGGTGTGTTCTCAGTGAAGAACCCAGACAGACGCAAGAGGCTCTGTCTGCTAATGAAGAAGAGCAGCCAGGTCCCCAACAACCAGAGGGCCAAACTGTGTTAAAGCTTTCTTTTAGCGAGGATCACAGTTTCTTCAAAGCCCCCTCTGGTGAGGATCAGAACATGTCTGACTTAACTGCATCTAATGAGCAAAGTTTCTCAGAATTAACTCTTCCACATGAGTCAAACGTTAAGGAAACATCACAGGAGTCCACAGTAAGTGAAGAGGGTAGCTCTGACATGCTGGCCTTTGAAGACGATGAAAAGATGGATAGTTCGTGCTGTAGTGACGGGGAGATTGAACCATCGACAGATGAGGAGTTAAGGATGTGGCGATATCCTCAAAGCACAGTGTGTATGGAGGAAGAATCCGCCATAGATGAAGTACACGAAGCATGTGTGAAGGACGTGCAAGGGGAATCATCCCAAatgaacaaagagaaaacagatgaaaatgaaCCCACTGACATCCAGGATGATGGTCCACGTTCTGTCTCTACTAAGACCGCTGGCTGTTCTGAAATACAAAAAGATGACAAATCCAAACCAGAAAGCTGTTTAGAAAACTCAATGAGAGGGAAGTGTACTTTAGACCGAGACAAAGAGAGCATGGAGTCATGTAAAGAAGGTAGTCAGGGTCTACTTACAGCAGATAGTGATGTTCTTACAATAAAACAAGAGCAGAAAGAAATGGAACTATGCAGTCAATATGATGATGCAGCTGAACAGTCAAAGGAAACCCAGACAGTCTGTATAAAAGAAGAGTCAGACAGCACATGCTCAGATGGAGGCAAACGAGCATTGCCTACTTCttttgaaaatgaacaaaatgagcATGCGGGACTAGAGGGAAATCTAGAAGATGAGGCACAACCTGTGGTAAAGCCCAAGGGCGCATTAACAGAGGCTGATGGAGCTCAGACCTCAGCAGAGATCCAGCCATCTGATCACCTGGAGGTGGGGCAGGAATCTGTCGATGAAAGGGTGAATCTTGACGTTAGTCTGACAGAAGACACTCACAAGCGAGGAGAGAGCTCAAAGAAGGTTTCCTTTATTCTGGAGCCCGAGTTCATCAACAGCTCAGGGGTGTCTGACAACAATACCTCTACAGAAACCGCCCTGTCAG ATACTGAAGTGAGCTTTCGTGAGGAgaccaacactggtgaaatTATCGATCAGATGTTCGAGGAGGTGCTCGAATATGCTGAAAGGATGGAAGGCCCTGAGGATCACGACAGTGGTATTGGGGCTTGCTCCGTCGAAAACGATAAGATGGAGACGGAGAAGGAAAAAAGTGAAGAAGAGGGAGAGGCCAAAGAGGAGAAGAGTGATGAGAGTGATAAGGTTGATGGCATCAGGGATGAGCTGCTCAACTTTCCTCCCACTGGCATCCTCTCTCCTCTCAGCAAGTCTGTAGAGGCTGTGGTCACCCCACTG CGACTGGCCGCAAGCCAGGAGCCCATCCCTCCTTTGCTCCTGACACCAGAGGAAACTAGCGCCCATCCTGCTGAATCTGCTCCCCTGTACAG CATCGATGCCTACCGCACACAAAGGCAGAGTAAGCTTCCCATCGTTCAGAGCGTCACTCCGGGGGTTCAGAGACGGGCTGAAGAGACGCCCAAGCCTCAACCGCCTGTCAACATCAAGGAGAAAATAACG GCTCTTAATGAAGAAGCTGGGAAACTGCAGACTGTGATTAACCAGACGCTGCAGGCCCTGAACTGCTGTACGGATGAGGAGCACGGGCGAGGCTCACTGGAGGAGGCCGAAGCCGAGAAACTGCTGCTGGTCTCGT gtgAGAAGCGCTCTGCCCTGCTGGCTGAGGTGGCCAGactgaaggaggagaggagctcAGAATCTGGAGAGGCAGCAGTGGAGGACAGTGAATCTATTTCCCAGCAGCCCTGCAGAGGCACTGTCAGCATCACAAACATCCAGCTGCCGCTCAAGGTGGAATATGTCTGCTCCTCACACAACCGTGCAG GTCGACCAAGTCACTACTTTTTTGTTCTTATCCGCTACGGACCCTGCAACATCGTCGCCACCCCTCTGGCCACAGCTGCAGATGCTCAGAACGGAGACACCATCTCCTTCCCCACATCTGTCACTAT GAAGGATATTCGCTCATCCTTTGAAATTGATGTGGAAGTCTACAGCCTG TCCCAAACCTCAGCCAGTAACTGCACCATGGAGCGGGCCTCCACCAAGCCACGG GTCACTCCAAGAAAGCTTCTGAACACTCTCACG CAGAGATCCAGCGTCAGTTCAACAT ctgctgctcctcctctcaTCACCCGTCGCTCCAGTAACTTTTGTCTGGTCGGCTCTCATAAGATCACGTTGGCCTCACTGGGACACAGCAAATTCCCCCTGGATAAG ATGAAACTGGATGGCAAAGTCAGGAGGCTGCTGGGAGATGAATTTCAGGAAAAG GTGCCCTTTCTTTCCCCTCTAGAGGGCAACATCTACCTGCAGCTGGAGAGCAAGAGCCACTCTGACGTCCAGCACCAAGGCTTCCTG ACGATGTTCGAGTTGATCAGTGGGTATGGGGTCTGGCATCGCTGCTTTTTTGTCCTGGAGGAATGCAACCTGTACTACTGGAACTATCCAAATGACAGAGAAACAAAG GAGGCAGAAGGCAGCATCTCTCTCTCCAGCTCACAGAGTCAGTGCGTCAGGCCTGTCAAGAGGGAGTTGTGTGCTCGACCTTTCACCTTTGAGCTGGTAAGCAGCGTATCGCAGCAGGAGCAAGACCTCAGCCAGGATGCCGCAGCCAA GTGTTGGTTTTCGGCAGACACCAAGCAGGAGAGGTTGGACTGGATGGAGAAGCTCAACCAGGCTCTTTTGGACTTTCACACGTGGAATCGAACCCAAACAGAGAGTCAGCAGGCAAACACGTCCAGCAGTGGGAACCTGAGGGAGAGTATACTGTAA